The proteins below are encoded in one region of Pseudochaenichthys georgianus unplaced genomic scaffold, fPseGeo1.2 scaffold_1438_arrow_ctg1, whole genome shotgun sequence:
- the LOC117441056 gene encoding LOW QUALITY PROTEIN: cysteine-rich secretory protein LCCL domain-containing 1-like (The sequence of the model RefSeq protein was modified relative to this genomic sequence to represent the inferred CDS: deleted 1 base in 1 codon): protein MNVWGQIWAKAVYLVCNYSPKGNWWGHSPYKHGTPCSACPPSYGGGCKENLCYKDDSSNGAHEETEENNFIETETPPRSPQKPRPRAPKPDPPQNVPAPDPPTEDLQRNEVVNTQQMSQLVTCDTKLRDQCKGTPCNRYECPAGCLDATGKVVGTVYYEMQSSVCRAGLHAGVIDNDGGWMDVTRQGRKDFFIKSNKNGVQSLGKYLSANSFTVSRVAVKAITCETTGAPMCSYQRPAKHCPRLYCPRNCLEENPHICRVIGTRIYSDKSSICRAAVHAGVLRNELGGYIDVMPVDKRKNYIASHQNGISSESLQNPPGGKAFRVFAVI, encoded by the exons ATGAATGTTTGGGGACAGATCTGGGCCAAAGCCGTCTATCTCGTCTGCAACTATTCACCAAA GGGCAACTGGTGGGGGCACTCTCCATACAAACATGGGACCCCCTGCTCCGCCTGTCCTCCCAGCTATGGAGGA GGCTGCAAGGAAAACCTGTGCTACAAAG ATGACAGCTCCAACGGCGCACACGAGGAAACGGAAGAAAACAACTTCATCGAGACGGAGACCCCCCCTCGTTCTCCACAGAAACCTCGACCCAGGGCCCCCAAACCGGACCCCCCCCAAAATGTCCCCGCCCCGGACCCCCCCACAGAGGACCTGCAGAGGAACGAGGTGGTCAACACACAGCAGATGT CTCAACTGGTGACCTGTGACACCAAGCTTCGAGATCAGTGTAAAGGAACGCCATGTAACAG ATACGAGTGTCCAGCCGGGTGCCTCGATGCTACAGGGAAAGTAGTTGGGACGGTTTACTATGAAATG CAATCCAGCGTGTGCAGAGCCGGCTTACACGCAGGAGTCATAGATAATGAcgggggatggatggatgtgacGAGACAAGGCAGGAAGGACTTTTTCATCAAATCCAACAAGAACGGAGTCCAGTCTCTCGG GAAGTATCTCAGTGCCAATTCCTTCACCGTTTCACGAGTAGCAG TCAAAGCCATCACGTGTGAAACCACAGGGGCACCGATGTGTTCGTACCAAAGACCTGCAAAACACTGTCCGCG GTTATACTGCCCGAGGAACTGTTTAGAGGAGAACCCTCACATATGCAGAGTAATCGGCACCAGAATATACTCTGAT aAGTCCAGTATTTGCCGAGCAGCGGTCCACGCTGGAGTCCTCCGGAACGAACTCGGGGGTTACATCGACGTGATGCCGGTGGATAAGCGGAAAAATTACATCGCCTCACATCAAAATGGCATTTCTTCAGAGAG CCTCCAAAACCCCCCCGGAGGAAAAGCTTTCCGGGTGTTCGCCGTGATTTGA